From the genome of Spirosomataceae bacterium TFI 002, one region includes:
- a CDS encoding phosphatidylserine decarboxylase: MKTDKSNNEKDLLNASMSIKDIHAEMENNPVYPFNLQSGWLPKPGSKSMQMYFEQILSTEPSDWAPCIQALSDFIDSNEVVSYLVQNACKENQNIRDAHLASAQGVIIPPIRDKNDILNAFNAILSQAPAFLDDALVGLPFSAFVVGIDPTMSGVTLFSIPMFNEKMAAILDHWNKFLDAEASNVGFRIDGQQWLSPAAKKQYDFPIWAKDSQILPYWNSWNSFFTRQFLDREASRPVADPTSNKTVICPNDGSLFRWRANISRNDVFWFKDMEYSLSDILSSPVQKDQDTIDQYDLVNIFEGGYIFQTYLNPYNFHRWWVPVNAKVMFDPIVVPGYFFNKLVIPDFGGASTASLPYLAQVNARGIIVFETEDYGRVCCIPLGMSEVSSISFDPAMVAGATVTKGQEMGTFNYGGSSFAIIYEKLPGKDLVFMNDQGIQYPQDPVLPSGSSSTGGAVTKIASKIGIWVDF; this comes from the coding sequence ATGAAAACTGATAAATCAAATAATGAAAAGGACTTGTTAAACGCTTCTATGAGTATAAAAGATATTCATGCAGAAATGGAAAACAATCCAGTTTACCCTTTCAATCTACAGAGTGGATGGTTGCCAAAGCCCGGGAGTAAAAGTATGCAAATGTATTTTGAACAAATACTAAGTACAGAACCTTCTGATTGGGCTCCTTGTATTCAAGCTTTGAGTGACTTTATAGACAGCAATGAAGTAGTTTCATACCTTGTTCAAAATGCTTGTAAGGAAAATCAAAATATTAGAGATGCCCATTTAGCGTCTGCTCAAGGTGTGATAATTCCACCGATCAGAGATAAAAACGACATTTTGAATGCTTTTAACGCAATTTTAAGTCAAGCACCTGCATTTCTTGATGATGCTCTGGTGGGGCTTCCATTTTCGGCATTTGTTGTTGGAATTGACCCCACAATGAGCGGTGTTACTCTTTTCAGTATTCCAATGTTCAATGAGAAAATGGCGGCGATTTTAGACCATTGGAACAAGTTCTTAGATGCAGAGGCTTCTAATGTTGGATTTAGGATAGATGGTCAGCAATGGCTTTCTCCTGCCGCTAAAAAGCAATATGATTTTCCTATTTGGGCAAAAGATTCACAGATATTGCCATATTGGAATTCTTGGAATTCTTTTTTTACACGTCAGTTTTTAGACCGCGAAGCCTCTCGACCAGTTGCTGATCCTACTTCCAATAAAACTGTTATTTGTCCGAATGATGGTTCTTTATTTAGATGGAGGGCAAATATTTCGAGAAATGATGTTTTTTGGTTTAAAGATATGGAATATTCTCTTTCGGATATTCTTAGCTCTCCTGTTCAAAAAGATCAAGATACGATCGATCAATATGATTTAGTGAATATTTTTGAGGGAGGTTATATCTTTCAAACCTACCTTAATCCGTACAATTTTCATAGATGGTGGGTTCCAGTAAATGCGAAGGTAATGTTTGACCCAATTGTGGTACCCGGTTACTTTTTTAACAAGTTGGTTATTCCAGACTTTGGTGGAGCTTCAACTGCTTCTTTACCGTACTTAGCACAAGTAAATGCAAGAGGAATAATAGTATTTGAAACAGAAGATTATGGGCGAGTATGTTGTATACCTTTGGGGATGAGTGAAGTTTCTAGTATTTCTTTTGACCCTGCAATGGTAGCAGGTGCAACAGTAACAAAAGGACAAGAAATGGGAACGTTCAATTATGGAGGCTCATCATTTGCCATTATTTACGAAAAGTTGCCAGGTAAGGATCTTGTCTTTATGAATGACCAAGGAATACAATACCCTCAAGATCCAGTTTTGCCAAGTGGAAGCTCAAGTACTGGCGGGGCAGTTACAAAGATCGCTTCGAAAATAGGAATTTGGGTCGATTTTTAA
- a CDS encoding Glyoxylase, beta-lactamase superfamily II, translating into MKIEQIYTGCLAEAAYYIESNGEVAIIDPLRESQPYLERAEKDGAKIKYIFETHFHADFVSGHIDLAQKTGAQIVYGPTEMETGFKKTVATDGQIFKLGDVTLELLHTPGHTMESSCLLLRNEEGKEVGLFSGDTLFIGDVGRPDLAQKVIAELTQEKLAAHLYDSLRNKIMPLNDDIIVYPNHGQGSACGKNMSSETTDTLGNQKKTNYALRPDMTKEEFVAEVLNGLTPPPSYFPQNVLINIQGYDSLDNVIEKGTRALSPTEFEVVANETNAVIIDTRDKDKFRDGFVPNSIFIGIDGSFATWVGTLVPDVKQELLIVAEEDRLEEILTRLARVGYDNAQGFLKGGFEAWKAAGKEVDTIKSVSVAELIEINAPEIVDVRKNSEFESEHMVEATNAPLDYINESMKKIVTDNTHYIHCAGGYRSLAFISILQSRGYRNLVDIKGGFDAIKKSESFEITNYVCPSTLL; encoded by the coding sequence ATGAAAATTGAACAAATATATACTGGTTGCTTAGCTGAAGCCGCCTATTACATAGAATCAAACGGTGAAGTTGCAATCATTGACCCATTAAGAGAGTCACAACCTTACCTTGAAAGAGCGGAGAAAGATGGGGCAAAAATTAAATACATTTTCGAAACTCATTTCCATGCTGACTTTGTATCTGGTCACATTGATTTGGCACAAAAAACAGGTGCTCAAATCGTATATGGCCCCACTGAGATGGAAACTGGATTCAAAAAAACAGTCGCAACTGACGGACAGATATTCAAACTTGGAGATGTAACACTTGAACTCTTGCACACTCCTGGCCATACCATGGAAAGTTCTTGCCTATTGCTTCGCAATGAAGAAGGCAAAGAGGTGGGATTATTCTCTGGTGATACCTTATTCATTGGCGATGTAGGTCGTCCTGATTTAGCTCAAAAAGTAATTGCAGAACTTACCCAAGAAAAGCTAGCTGCTCACTTGTACGATTCGCTGAGAAACAAAATAATGCCGTTGAACGACGATATCATTGTATATCCAAATCACGGTCAAGGCAGTGCTTGTGGTAAAAACATGAGTTCCGAAACTACGGACACACTTGGCAATCAGAAAAAGACAAATTATGCTCTTAGACCAGATATGACTAAAGAGGAATTTGTTGCAGAGGTATTAAACGGACTAACTCCACCTCCATCCTATTTCCCTCAAAATGTCCTTATCAATATTCAAGGTTACGACTCACTTGATAATGTGATAGAAAAAGGAACAAGAGCACTTAGTCCTACTGAGTTTGAGGTTGTTGCCAATGAGACCAATGCAGTGATTATTGACACACGAGACAAGGATAAATTCAGAGACGGATTTGTACCCAATTCAATTTTTATTGGTATCGATGGCAGCTTCGCCACGTGGGTGGGAACACTCGTTCCTGATGTAAAACAAGAGTTACTAATTGTAGCAGAAGAAGACCGACTAGAAGAAATACTTACGAGACTTGCTAGAGTAGGTTACGACAATGCACAAGGTTTCTTGAAAGGCGGTTTTGAAGCTTGGAAAGCAGCAGGAAAAGAAGTTGACACTATTAAGTCTGTAAGCGTAGCAGAGCTAATAGAAATTAATGCTCCGGAAATTGTGGATGTTCGCAAGAATAGTGAATTCGAAAGTGAGCACATGGTAGAAGCTACCAATGCCCCATTGGATTACATCAACGAAAGCATGAAAAAGATTGTAACCGATAATACACATTATATTCACTGTGCTGGTGGATATAGGTCGCTTGCCTTCATTTCCATATTGCAATCGAGAGGTTACCGCAATTTGGTAGATATTAAGGGAGGTTTTGATGCGATTAAAAAATCGGAAAGTTTTGAAATAACCAATTACGTGTGCCCTAGCACGCTGTTATAA
- a CDS encoding Arylsulfatase A, with the protein MKRLVIKLACVLGLIFINACDKPHKQRPNIIYIFTDQQYAGMMSCAGNEWVNTPAMDYIANNGIRFTKAYTTNPVCTPARMSMITGRFPSYFNDKNGNAVRENWGATRVEDIPAEVFTTNIAHFAKEAGYELIFGGKEHLPKGLLPDSLGFTYISDNERGILAQEAAKVIRKEHDKPYIMIVSLINPHDICYMAIRDFAETPLDSILLAKGQTELSELDRALNTPEGVTEEEFFKNYCPPLPPNFEKQKGEPKAVEKLLSNRSFREKARGQYSEKQWRMHRWAYARLTEVVDKEIQVILDALKESNGEENTLVMLSSDHGDMDASHRMEHKSTMYEEATNIPFLAMWKGKIMSGKVDDSHLISNGLDFLPTLCDYMDVEGMSDPRGMSLRPLFEGKSTKWRKNLGVESEIGKMVVSEDGFKYIRYDFAGNEEQLLDLNLDPFETTHFTDSQNHKGKLEELKKIYDTTWFPVN; encoded by the coding sequence ATGAAGCGATTGGTTATTAAATTAGCTTGTGTTCTAGGACTTATTTTTATCAATGCCTGCGATAAACCTCACAAACAAAGACCTAATATCATTTACATTTTTACAGATCAGCAATATGCAGGAATGATGTCCTGTGCTGGCAATGAATGGGTAAATACTCCTGCAATGGATTACATTGCTAACAATGGAATTAGGTTTACAAAAGCTTATACAACTAATCCCGTATGTACTCCAGCTAGAATGAGTATGATCACCGGAAGATTTCCGTCTTACTTTAATGATAAAAATGGTAACGCAGTTCGAGAAAACTGGGGTGCAACTAGGGTTGAAGATATTCCTGCGGAGGTATTTACAACTAACATTGCACATTTTGCCAAAGAAGCTGGCTACGAACTTATTTTTGGTGGTAAAGAACATTTGCCCAAGGGCTTGCTCCCAGATTCACTTGGCTTTACCTATATCAGTGACAACGAAAGGGGAATATTAGCACAAGAAGCTGCAAAGGTGATTCGAAAGGAACACGATAAGCCTTATATCATGATTGTATCGCTTATTAACCCTCATGATATTTGCTATATGGCAATAAGAGATTTTGCCGAAACACCACTTGATTCTATTTTACTTGCCAAAGGACAAACAGAACTCTCAGAGCTTGATAGGGCTTTGAATACACCAGAAGGGGTTACGGAAGAGGAGTTCTTCAAAAATTATTGTCCTCCATTACCACCAAACTTTGAGAAACAAAAAGGAGAGCCAAAGGCCGTTGAGAAATTGTTATCCAATAGGTCGTTTAGAGAGAAAGCAAGAGGACAATACAGTGAAAAGCAATGGAGAATGCATAGGTGGGCATATGCTAGACTAACCGAAGTTGTGGATAAAGAAATTCAAGTAATTCTCGACGCTTTGAAAGAATCCAATGGTGAAGAGAATACTCTAGTAATGCTTTCGAGTGATCATGGTGATATGGATGCCTCTCATAGAATGGAGCACAAAAGTACCATGTACGAGGAAGCTACGAACATACCGTTTTTGGCCATGTGGAAAGGTAAAATAATGTCAGGTAAAGTTGATGATTCACACCTAATTTCCAACGGATTAGATTTCTTACCAACGCTGTGTGACTATATGGATGTGGAAGGTATGTCGGATCCTAGAGGAATGAGCCTAAGGCCATTGTTTGAGGGAAAATCAACCAAGTGGAGGAAAAACTTGGGTGTAGAAAGTGAGATAGGGAAAATGGTCGTAAGTGAGGATGGTTTTAAATACATTAGGTATGATTTCGCGGGAAATGAAGAACAACTTTTGGATCTCAACTTGGATCCGTTTGAAACTACGCATTTTACAGATTCACAAAACCATAAAGGCAAGTTGGAAGAGCTAAAAAAGATATATGACACAACTTGGTTTCCTGTCAATTAA
- a CDS encoding sulfide:quinone oxidoreductase encodes MEKKHTVLIIGGGTAGIMVGAQLLKINSNLDIAIIEPADKHYYQPAWTLVGAGAYDYRKTSKPMADVMPKGVTWIKEYAKSFDPENNNVTTEKGSVISYDFLVVAPGLVMAPELIEGLPEALEKGVVCSNYTDPQYTWEQLQKFKGGNAVFTQPTTPIKCGGAPQKIAYLAADSFRKRGILDKSNVIFATPGSVIFGVKQVADTLHQVIDRYGIHFKPFYAPFKIDSEKKIVYFKHTATGENMCVINEGNDIGEKMTGESVIEVPFDFLHLAPPQTAPKFVKESSLVNDAGWLDVDHNSMQHNKYPNIFGLGDVAALPTAKTGAAIRKQVPIVVENLVAMINGQAPANSSYNGYSSCPLVTGYGKMVLAEFDYKNNFTPDPKLKQMLVFDSSKEHWRLWMLKKYGLPYLYWNKMMKGEKV; translated from the coding sequence ATGGAAAAGAAACATACGGTACTCATAATTGGTGGTGGAACTGCTGGCATTATGGTAGGTGCCCAATTATTGAAAATTAATTCAAACCTTGACATTGCGATCATAGAGCCCGCAGACAAGCATTATTATCAACCAGCTTGGACACTGGTGGGTGCGGGGGCATATGACTACAGAAAAACTAGTAAACCTATGGCGGATGTAATGCCAAAAGGTGTTACTTGGATTAAGGAATATGCCAAAAGTTTTGATCCAGAAAATAACAATGTAACAACTGAAAAAGGAAGTGTAATAAGCTATGATTTCTTAGTTGTTGCTCCGGGCTTAGTAATGGCACCTGAATTGATAGAAGGCCTACCGGAAGCTTTAGAAAAAGGAGTTGTGTGTAGCAACTATACTGATCCTCAATACACTTGGGAACAGTTGCAAAAATTCAAGGGTGGAAATGCAGTTTTTACACAACCCACTACTCCTATCAAGTGTGGAGGAGCTCCTCAAAAAATAGCCTACCTCGCCGCTGATAGTTTTCGAAAGAGAGGTATTTTAGATAAATCCAACGTAATATTTGCAACGCCCGGTAGCGTGATATTTGGAGTTAAGCAAGTCGCAGATACACTTCATCAAGTAATCGACCGCTATGGAATACACTTCAAACCATTTTACGCACCGTTTAAAATTGACTCTGAAAAGAAAATCGTTTATTTCAAACACACCGCTACTGGAGAAAATATGTGTGTCATAAATGAAGGAAACGATATTGGCGAAAAAATGACAGGTGAATCTGTTATTGAAGTACCTTTTGATTTCTTGCATCTAGCTCCACCACAAACAGCCCCAAAGTTTGTCAAAGAATCTAGCTTGGTAAATGATGCTGGTTGGCTAGATGTAGACCACAATAGCATGCAACACAATAAATACCCTAATATCTTTGGGCTAGGAGATGTAGCGGCATTACCTACTGCCAAAACTGGAGCTGCGATCAGAAAGCAAGTACCAATTGTGGTAGAAAACTTAGTTGCTATGATTAATGGTCAGGCACCTGCCAATTCAAGTTACAATGGCTATTCTTCTTGTCCTCTTGTAACTGGATATGGCAAAATGGTTTTAGCCGAATTTGATTACAAAAACAACTTCACTCCAGATCCAAAATTGAAACAAATGCTTGTTTTTGATAGCTCCAAGGAACATTGGAGACTCTGGATGCTTAAAAAATATGGTCTTCCATACTTGTATTGGAATAAAATGATGAAAGGCGAAAAAGTATAG
- a CDS encoding cytochrome bd-I ubiquinol oxidase subunit 2 apoprotein translates to MEATILGLDYPTLWFLVVGGLFAGYAILDGFDFGAGAWHLFFKKEESRRIALNAVGPVWDGNEVWLVIGGGALFAGFPIVYATLFSGLYVPFMLFIFSLIFRAISIEFRSKETMLWWRKTWDISYSISSILLATLLGVVLGNVLQGLPIGKDGQLQMSLFEVLNPFSIVIGITTLALFMMHGGIYLIMKTEGRLFAKIGILTKRSVWIFVALFAVSTTYVLLYIPHLSNGFKENPVLSIIPFLGMLSIANIPRLLSKKNFFRAFIFSAISIALFLFVVAIELYPSILISSIDPSYDISIYDAASSEKTLGIMLFMAAIGTPIILTYTIFVYKTFKGKVRLDETSY, encoded by the coding sequence ATGGAAGCTACAATTTTAGGATTGGATTACCCCACTCTTTGGTTCCTTGTTGTGGGTGGATTATTTGCAGGTTATGCCATACTTGACGGTTTCGACTTTGGAGCTGGTGCATGGCATTTATTTTTCAAAAAAGAAGAAAGCCGCAGAATTGCACTCAATGCTGTAGGTCCAGTGTGGGACGGTAATGAAGTTTGGCTTGTAATTGGTGGAGGAGCACTATTTGCAGGCTTTCCCATAGTGTACGCCACACTGTTTTCGGGGCTGTATGTGCCTTTCATGCTATTCATTTTCAGTCTGATTTTTAGAGCTATTTCAATAGAATTCAGAAGTAAAGAAACCATGCTGTGGTGGAGAAAAACATGGGATATCTCCTACTCTATTTCAAGTATTTTACTGGCTACATTGCTAGGAGTAGTACTAGGAAATGTATTACAAGGTCTCCCAATAGGTAAAGATGGACAACTACAAATGAGCCTTTTTGAGGTTCTTAACCCATTTTCAATCGTCATCGGAATTACAACTTTAGCTCTGTTCATGATGCACGGAGGTATTTATTTAATCATGAAAACCGAAGGAAGGCTCTTTGCTAAAATAGGAATCCTAACAAAAAGATCTGTATGGATATTTGTAGCATTATTTGCAGTAAGTACAACATATGTGCTTTTGTATATACCTCACTTATCCAATGGCTTTAAAGAAAACCCAGTTTTATCTATCATCCCTTTTCTAGGTATGCTTAGTATTGCGAATATTCCACGGCTTTTGAGCAAAAAGAATTTTTTCAGGGCATTCATTTTTTCTGCCATTTCGATCGCACTTTTTCTGTTTGTAGTGGCGATAGAGCTGTACCCTTCTATTCTTATATCATCAATAGACCCATCTTATGATATCAGTATTTACGATGCAGCTTCTTCTGAAAAAACATTGGGAATCATGTTATTTATGGCAGCCATAGGCACACCTATAATTCTTACTTACACCATTTTTGTTTATAAAACATTTAAAGGAAAAGTAAGGCTCGATGAGACCAGTTACTAA
- a CDS encoding cytochrome bd-I ubiquinol oxidase subunit 1 apoprotein, which yields MEVEILARIQFAFTIAFHYIYPPLSIGLGLLMVIFEGNYIRTGNKEYEILAKFWTKIFALTFGIGVATGIVMEFEFGTNWATYSKYVGDVFGSALAAEGIFAFALESGFLGILLFGWNRVSPKVHLIATIGVFLGSMFSAVWIVVANSWQQTPAGFHIVGEGINARAEIIDFWAMVFNPSSVDRLTHTWLGAFLSGAFLVMSVHAYYIIKGRYLEISKKAFKIALVVATVFSLSQLVTGHHSANGVAVNQPAKLAAFEGHFEKSAPGDMYLLGWIDKDNKKTYGMKVPGGLSYLIYGDFQKHVTGLDAFAKEDQPGQVNAVFQFYHLMVAIGMALILLTILGIYFWWKGSLFDKKWLLITFVFAAILPQLANQFGWFAAEMGRQPWVVYGLLRTSDAFSAVVTANQVLWSLIMFFIIYSILFVLFIYLLNKKIKTGPYNEQDDMEGTLQKQITNTITKN from the coding sequence ATGGAAGTTGAAATTTTAGCAAGAATTCAATTCGCATTCACCATTGCATTCCATTACATCTATCCTCCTTTAAGTATAGGACTGGGTCTATTAATGGTAATTTTTGAAGGCAATTATATTCGGACAGGAAATAAAGAATACGAAATACTAGCCAAGTTTTGGACCAAGATATTTGCTTTAACCTTTGGTATTGGCGTAGCGACCGGTATTGTTATGGAATTCGAATTTGGAACCAACTGGGCTACCTATTCTAAGTATGTCGGCGATGTATTTGGAAGTGCTTTGGCAGCTGAAGGTATCTTTGCTTTTGCACTAGAAAGTGGTTTTTTAGGGATTCTGCTTTTCGGTTGGAATAGAGTTTCTCCCAAAGTCCACTTAATAGCAACCATTGGTGTTTTTCTTGGCTCTATGTTCAGTGCTGTTTGGATTGTAGTTGCTAACAGTTGGCAACAAACTCCGGCGGGATTTCACATTGTTGGAGAAGGAATTAATGCAAGGGCCGAAATCATTGACTTTTGGGCGATGGTGTTTAACCCATCAAGTGTTGATCGGCTTACACACACATGGCTTGGTGCATTCTTGTCAGGAGCGTTTTTAGTGATGAGTGTGCATGCTTACTATATAATCAAAGGCAGGTATTTAGAAATTTCGAAAAAAGCATTCAAAATCGCTTTGGTAGTTGCTACTGTGTTTTCACTTTCACAATTAGTTACTGGCCATCACTCAGCAAACGGTGTAGCCGTAAATCAACCAGCTAAACTTGCAGCTTTTGAAGGGCATTTTGAAAAAAGTGCACCGGGTGACATGTATCTTTTGGGATGGATTGATAAAGACAACAAAAAAACCTACGGCATGAAAGTCCCAGGAGGACTATCGTATTTAATTTACGGTGATTTCCAAAAACATGTAACAGGTTTGGATGCATTTGCAAAAGAAGATCAGCCCGGTCAAGTGAATGCAGTATTCCAGTTTTACCATCTTATGGTTGCAATTGGCATGGCACTTATTTTACTTACGATTTTGGGAATATACTTCTGGTGGAAAGGCTCTCTCTTTGACAAAAAGTGGCTGTTAATCACATTCGTTTTTGCCGCTATTTTACCCCAATTGGCAAATCAGTTTGGTTGGTTTGCCGCCGAAATGGGTCGACAACCATGGGTAGTCTATGGACTTTTACGTACATCAGATGCCTTTTCGGCAGTTGTAACGGCCAATCAAGTGCTATGGTCGCTTATAATGTTCTTCATTATTTATTCTATTTTATTTGTGCTGTTCATTTACCTTTTGAACAAGAAAATCAAAACTGGCCCATACAATGAACAGGACGATATGGAAGGGACTTTACAAAAACAAATAACAAACACCATAACTAAAAACTAA
- a CDS encoding Glyoxylase, beta-lactamase superfamily II: MKIEQIYTGCLAQGAYYIESEGEVAIIDPLREVGPYIEKAEKAGAKIKYIFETHFHADFVSGHVTLSQETGAPIIYGPNANPSFEAIIAKDNQEFKLGKLTFIVLHTPGHTMESTTYLLKDENGKDHAIFSGDTLFLGDVGRPDLAQKAASMTQEDLAGLLFDSLRNKIMPLADDITVYPAHGAGSACGKNMMKETVDTLGNQKAMNYALRADMTKDEFIKEVTDGLLPPPAYFPLNVQMNKEGYESFDKVLAKGNVALSPKAFEAAANETGAVVLDVRKPAEFAEKHIPRSIFIGLDGGFAPWVGDLIKDTLQPILLIADEDRVEEAVTRLSRVGFDNTIGFLKGGVEAWEKAGFDTDSVTSIPASELAENIKAAKVIDVRKESEYLSEHVLGAENFPLSDLNNHLASIPSEEFYVHCAGGYRSMIASSILKSRGIHNLIDVAGGFAAIKGTEIPVSNYVCPSTL; the protein is encoded by the coding sequence ATGAAAATAGAACAAATATATACCGGTTGTCTTGCTCAAGGAGCGTATTACATTGAAAGTGAAGGTGAGGTTGCAATCATAGATCCGCTACGCGAAGTGGGCCCATACATAGAAAAGGCTGAGAAAGCAGGAGCTAAAATCAAATATATCTTTGAAACTCATTTCCATGCTGACTTTGTGAGCGGTCATGTTACACTTTCTCAAGAAACAGGAGCACCTATTATCTATGGACCAAACGCAAATCCAAGTTTCGAAGCCATTATTGCGAAAGACAATCAAGAGTTCAAGCTCGGAAAATTGACTTTCATTGTGCTTCATACTCCTGGACATACTATGGAAAGTACAACCTATTTGCTAAAAGATGAAAATGGCAAAGACCACGCAATTTTCTCTGGAGATACACTTTTCTTAGGAGATGTGGGTAGACCCGATCTTGCACAAAAAGCAGCTAGCATGACGCAAGAAGACTTAGCTGGTTTACTTTTTGACAGCTTAAGAAATAAGATCATGCCACTGGCAGATGACATTACAGTATACCCAGCTCACGGAGCAGGATCTGCATGTGGTAAAAATATGATGAAGGAAACAGTGGATACACTTGGTAATCAAAAAGCCATGAACTATGCCCTTAGAGCCGATATGACTAAAGATGAATTCATCAAAGAAGTTACAGATGGCTTACTACCCCCACCAGCCTATTTCCCACTGAATGTTCAAATGAACAAAGAAGGGTACGAATCTTTCGATAAAGTCTTGGCCAAAGGTAATGTGGCACTATCTCCAAAGGCATTCGAAGCAGCAGCGAACGAAACTGGAGCAGTGGTACTGGACGTAAGAAAACCTGCTGAGTTTGCAGAAAAACACATTCCCCGATCAATTTTTATTGGACTAGATGGTGGTTTTGCCCCTTGGGTTGGAGATTTGATCAAAGATACTTTACAGCCAATCTTGCTTATTGCAGATGAAGATAGAGTGGAAGAAGCTGTTACTAGATTATCGAGAGTAGGTTTTGATAATACAATAGGATTCTTGAAAGGAGGAGTTGAAGCTTGGGAAAAGGCAGGATTTGACACAGACAGTGTAACTTCAATTCCAGCAAGTGAATTAGCTGAAAACATTAAAGCTGCAAAAGTAATTGATGTTAGAAAAGAATCTGAATATCTATCGGAACACGTTTTAGGAGCAGAAAACTTTCCTTTATCTGATTTAAATAATCATTTGGCAAGTATCCCAAGCGAAGAGTTTTATGTTCATTGTGCAGGGGGTTATCGCTCTATGATCGCTAGTAGTATTCTAAAGTCTCGAGGTATACACAACTTAATTGATGTAGCTGGTGGCTTTGCCGCTATTAAAGGCACTGAAATACCAGTAAGCAATTACGTTTGTCCTTCAACATTATAA